The bacterium genome includes a window with the following:
- the dtd gene encoding D-tyrosyl-tRNA(Tyr) deacylase translates to MRIVAQRVSHASVSVDGQIVGQIGMGLVLLIGFREGDTEEELAFWADKCVHLRIFNDPDEKMNLSLLDVGGEILAVSQFTVYGDARKGRRPSFIDAAKPEIAEPLYVQFIELLRQKGIHVATGIFGALMEVEIHNSGPVTVILEK, encoded by the coding sequence TTGAGAATTGTTGCTCAACGCGTCAGTCACGCCAGCGTTTCGGTCGATGGACAGATCGTCGGTCAGATTGGAATGGGTTTGGTCCTGCTCATCGGATTTCGGGAAGGTGACACGGAAGAAGAACTGGCATTTTGGGCCGATAAATGCGTACACCTTCGCATATTCAACGATCCAGATGAAAAAATGAATCTATCCTTACTTGACGTCGGGGGAGAAATTCTTGCTGTCTCGCAATTTACAGTTTATGGAGATGCACGAAAGGGACGACGGCCAAGTTTCATTGATGCAGCAAAGCCGGAAATTGCAGAACCTTTGTATGTGCAATTTATTGAACTACTTCGTCAAAAAGGCATCCACGTTGCAACAGGAATTTTCGGTGCACTGATGGAAGTGGAAATTCACAACTCGGGCCCCGTAACGGTTATCCTCGAAAAATAA
- a CDS encoding citrate synthase — protein sequence MVKKASLHYDDKTMDFPIISGTENEQAVDISKLRSETGLITMDHGYGNTGACSSAITFLDGEKGILRYRGYSIQDLCEHSNFTEVSYLLLHGELPTQTQLDSFKRNITRHTMLHESLRSLYDAYPRDAHPMALLSAVVCSLSTFYQDSIDPINHEHVNLSIFRLLGKIPTIAAYSYKKSIGQPFIYPNNSLSYCANFLNMMFAVPAEPYEVDPEIEKALDLLFILHADHEQNCSTSTVRLVGSSHANLFAAISAGICALWGPLHGGANQEVLEMLKHIHEDGGNVKKYVDMAKDKNSNYRLMGFGHRVYKNFDPRATIIKKTCDKVLNKLGIHDPLLDIAHQLEEVALKDPYFIEKKLYPNVDFYSGIIYKAMGFPVEMFTVLFAIGRMPGWIAQWKEMMESKDTRIGRPRQIYTGYNERKYALISKRG from the coding sequence ATGGTAAAGAAAGCCTCCCTTCATTACGATGACAAGACGATGGATTTCCCCATCATCTCGGGCACCGAAAACGAACAAGCAGTTGATATTTCCAAATTACGGTCGGAAACAGGATTGATCACAATGGATCACGGCTACGGTAATACCGGAGCCTGCTCCAGTGCCATCACATTTCTCGACGGAGAAAAAGGTATCCTGCGGTATCGTGGTTATTCCATTCAGGACTTGTGTGAACATTCCAATTTTACCGAAGTAAGTTATTTACTCCTTCATGGAGAATTACCGACACAAACGCAATTGGATTCATTCAAACGCAACATTACGCGCCACACGATGTTGCACGAATCTTTACGCAGCTTGTATGATGCTTATCCCCGCGATGCGCATCCTATGGCATTGTTATCGGCGGTTGTATGTTCACTCTCGACGTTTTATCAGGACTCCATCGATCCGATCAATCATGAACATGTCAATTTGTCGATTTTCAGATTGCTTGGTAAAATTCCTACTATTGCGGCGTATTCTTATAAAAAATCGATTGGGCAACCGTTTATTTACCCCAATAACTCTCTTAGTTATTGTGCAAATTTTCTGAATATGATGTTCGCCGTACCGGCCGAACCGTACGAAGTGGATCCCGAAATCGAAAAAGCACTTGACCTGCTCTTTATTCTTCATGCAGACCATGAACAAAACTGTTCGACATCCACCGTACGTCTCGTCGGGAGCAGCCATGCCAATTTATTTGCTGCTATCTCGGCCGGCATTTGTGCGTTATGGGGACCTTTGCATGGAGGCGCCAATCAGGAAGTACTTGAAATGCTCAAACATATTCATGAAGACGGCGGCAATGTTAAAAAATATGTCGACATGGCCAAAGATAAAAATTCCAATTATCGCCTCATGGGATTCGGTCATCGCGTATATAAAAATTTCGACCCTCGTGCCACCATTATTAAAAAGACTTGTGACAAAGTTTTAAATAAGCTCGGAATCCATGATCCACTGCTTGATATTGCTCATCAGTTGGAAGAAGTAGCGTTGAAAGATCCGTATTTTATCGAGAAAAAATTATATCCGAACGTGGATTTTTATAGCGGCATTATTTACAAAGCCATGGGATTCCCGGTTGAAATGTTTACCGTGCTGTTCGCCATCGGACGTATGCCGGGTTGGATAGCGCAATGGAAAGAAATGATGGAATCCAAAGATACACGCATCGGCCGACCGCGCCAGATCTATACGGGATATAACGAACGTAAATATGCATTGATCTCCAAACGCGGTTAA